One genomic window of candidate division KSB1 bacterium includes the following:
- a CDS encoding GMC family oxidoreductase — protein MFAFFAAKWLLVADFNTVVIKNCHKHISPHLYNAIIIGSGFGGTMTAHALVNAGLKVLMLERGDWVPRGPQNWAPEASVDLTPFYSMETPYRILAGGNKDIMGAYSCVGGPSVFYGGVSFRFREADFETAPEIIGDAAAVWPYSYADLEPYYTRAEQILNVAGEAASDPTEPFRSAPYPQQLNSLSDTSQMIVTAARGLGLRPFRLPLAINFSCHHQRKPCAACTTCDTFACAIEAKNDLATCVLPNLIAKGLELKTNFVVTRLLSTDRRITAVECFEKSTNEKRIFPAELFILAAGALGSPHLLLASDLARLNPGGQTIGRYLMRHCNAIVFGFFPRPPNPARQFHKQVGIHDFYFGHPSIKNPKGKLGSMQQLQTPPVGLVQAHLPKPFGQLLSPAVEHLTGLLVMAEDQPQHSNHVAIDRSQSDRFGLPQLTITHHYTKRDLAACGALIKKAKQILRRAGAIFFYVHHIKTFSHAVGTVRMGKDPNTSALDEFCQFRGVDNLYVVDGSFMPTSAGLNPSLTISANALRVGEYISHHWR, from the coding sequence ATGTTTGCTTTTTTTGCGGCAAAGTGGTTACTTGTAGCTGATTTTAACACAGTGGTCATAAAAAATTGTCACAAGCATATATCTCCGCATTTGTACAACGCAATCATTATCGGCAGCGGCTTTGGCGGTACGATGACAGCGCACGCTCTGGTCAACGCTGGACTGAAAGTTTTAATGTTGGAACGCGGCGACTGGGTGCCGCGCGGACCGCAGAATTGGGCGCCGGAGGCCTCGGTTGATTTGACGCCGTTTTATTCGATGGAAACGCCCTATCGAATTCTTGCTGGCGGCAACAAAGACATCATGGGAGCTTACAGTTGCGTCGGGGGACCTTCGGTCTTTTATGGCGGCGTGTCGTTTCGTTTTCGCGAAGCTGATTTTGAAACTGCACCTGAAATCATCGGCGATGCCGCCGCTGTATGGCCGTACTCTTATGCCGATTTGGAGCCATATTATACTCGCGCTGAACAAATTCTCAATGTCGCCGGCGAGGCGGCAAGCGATCCCACCGAGCCTTTTCGCAGCGCGCCTTATCCGCAGCAGCTCAATTCACTCTCTGATACTTCGCAAATGATCGTGACCGCGGCCCGCGGCCTCGGCTTGCGGCCGTTTCGCCTGCCGCTGGCCATCAACTTTTCATGCCATCATCAACGCAAGCCATGCGCGGCGTGCACGACGTGTGACACCTTCGCCTGCGCGATTGAAGCCAAAAATGATTTGGCGACCTGCGTCTTGCCCAATCTCATCGCGAAAGGTCTCGAGCTGAAAACCAACTTCGTCGTGACGCGCTTGCTCAGCACAGATCGCCGCATAACTGCGGTCGAGTGTTTTGAAAAATCGACGAATGAAAAAAGAATCTTTCCCGCCGAGTTATTTATTTTGGCTGCCGGCGCTTTAGGCTCGCCGCATTTATTGCTCGCTTCGGATTTGGCGCGCCTGAATCCCGGTGGTCAGACGATCGGCCGTTATTTGATGCGTCATTGCAACGCGATTGTCTTTGGATTTTTCCCGCGCCCGCCTAATCCAGCCCGACAATTTCACAAGCAAGTCGGCATTCACGATTTTTATTTCGGGCATCCGAGCATCAAAAATCCTAAAGGCAAATTGGGCAGCATGCAGCAACTGCAAACGCCGCCGGTCGGGCTGGTGCAGGCGCATTTGCCCAAACCGTTCGGCCAACTGCTCAGTCCGGCGGTCGAGCATCTCACCGGGCTTTTGGTGATGGCGGAGGATCAACCGCAACACAGCAACCATGTTGCCATCGACCGCAGCCAAAGCGATCGTTTCGGTTTGCCGCAGCTCACGATCACGCATCATTACACCAAACGCGACCTTGCCGCCTGCGGCGCGCTGATCAAAAAAGCCAAACAGATTTTGCGCCGGGCCGGCGCGATATTTTTTTACGTTCATCATATCAAAACGTTTTCACACGCCGTTGGCACCGTCCGCATGGGAAAAGATCCCAACACCTCGGCGCTCGATGAATTTTGCCAATTCCGTGGCGTCGATAATTTGTACGTCGTCGATGGCAGCTTCATGCCGACTTCCGCCGGCCTGAATCCGAGCTTGACCATATCGGCCAATGCGCTGCGTGTCGGAGAATATATTTCACATCATTGGCGTTGA
- a CDS encoding GNAT family N-acetyltransferase — translation MNDESQETSDSFILEIASEAHVKYAEQISKMLEESAKARGIGIAKRPPEYIRQKMREGKAIIAFHRSGRLAGYSYIETWTHGKYVANSGLIVDPEFRNSGLGKRIKHAIFELSRKKYPNAKIFSITTSHAVMKMNTELGFKPAPFSELTTDKEFWDGCQSCRNYDILTRNNRKHCLCTGLLFDPNDVRTVAIKKRENRLVVLAFSGGLDTSYCAKYLSAELDLDVHSVVVNTGGFNADDLAEIENRARRLGVKKHVVLDETENYYQKCIKYLIFGNVLKNNTYPLSASAERVFQATALAQYARAVKAGSIAHGSTGLDNDQVRFDIAFNILIPEATILAPIRDHHVSRNAEIEYLKKHHIEFDWAKAQYSMNKGLWGSSIGGPETFTSSECLPEEAYPTRFSNSAPQTLELHFKRGELVGINDVFFDDPVQAIQALEKIAGPYAIGRDIHVDDTAFGIKNRIGFEAAAPLVIIKAHHALEKHVLTKWQLYWKEQLAEWYGTMLHEGQYLDPVMRNIESFLEASQKTVTGVVSVYLAPYRFQILGITSPHDLMSPEFSVYNEAYHAWTGEDARGFSKMLANQSMIYYKVNRNDEQS, via the coding sequence ATGAACGACGAGTCCCAAGAAACCAGCGACTCATTTATTCTGGAGATCGCTTCGGAAGCGCATGTCAAGTATGCCGAGCAAATCAGCAAGATGCTGGAAGAAAGCGCGAAGGCGCGCGGCATCGGTATCGCGAAGCGGCCGCCGGAATACATCAGGCAAAAAATGCGCGAAGGCAAGGCGATTATCGCATTTCATCGAAGCGGCCGGCTGGCGGGTTATAGTTACATTGAAACCTGGACGCATGGCAAGTATGTCGCCAACTCCGGCTTGATCGTCGATCCGGAGTTTCGCAATTCCGGCCTCGGGAAAAGAATCAAGCACGCCATCTTCGAGCTCTCCCGCAAAAAATATCCCAACGCCAAAATTTTTTCCATCACCACCAGCCACGCGGTGATGAAAATGAACACCGAGCTGGGTTTCAAGCCGGCGCCGTTTTCGGAGCTGACCACTGACAAAGAGTTTTGGGATGGCTGCCAATCCTGCCGTAACTACGACATTCTCACGCGCAACAACCGCAAGCATTGTCTCTGTACCGGCCTGCTCTTCGATCCCAACGACGTGCGCACCGTCGCCATCAAAAAGCGGGAGAATCGCCTCGTCGTGCTCGCTTTCAGCGGCGGCCTTGATACCTCGTATTGCGCAAAATATTTATCCGCCGAACTTGACCTCGACGTGCATTCGGTGGTGGTCAACACCGGCGGCTTTAATGCCGATGATCTCGCTGAAATCGAAAATCGCGCCCGGCGATTGGGCGTCAAAAAACACGTGGTTTTGGACGAAACGGAAAATTATTATCAAAAGTGCATCAAGTATCTCATCTTCGGCAACGTGCTCAAGAACAACACCTATCCGCTGTCGGCGAGCGCCGAGCGGGTTTTTCAAGCCACGGCCCTGGCGCAATACGCGCGTGCCGTCAAAGCCGGCAGCATCGCCCACGGCAGCACCGGCTTGGACAACGATCAGGTTCGCTTCGACATCGCCTTCAACATTCTCATTCCCGAAGCGACGATTCTGGCGCCGATTCGCGACCATCATGTTTCGCGCAACGCTGAAATCGAATATCTGAAAAAACATCACATCGAATTTGACTGGGCGAAGGCGCAGTATTCGATGAACAAGGGTTTGTGGGGCTCGTCGATCGGCGGGCCGGAAACTTTTACTTCATCCGAGTGTCTGCCGGAAGAGGCTTATCCGACGCGCTTCAGCAATTCGGCGCCGCAAACCCTCGAGCTGCATTTCAAGCGCGGCGAGCTGGTTGGCATCAATGATGTTTTTTTTGATGATCCAGTTCAAGCGATTCAAGCTTTGGAAAAAATCGCCGGGCCGTATGCCATCGGCCGCGACATTCACGTCGATGACACCGCGTTCGGCATCAAGAACCGCATCGGCTTCGAGGCCGCCGCGCCGCTGGTCATCATCAAGGCGCATCACGCGCTCGAAAAACACGTCTTGACCAAGTGGCAGCTTTATTGGAAGGAGCAACTGGCGGAGTGGTACGGCACGATGCTGCACGAGGGCCAGTATCTCGATCCGGTCATGCGCAACATCGAAAGCTTTTTGGAAGCCTCGCAAAAAACCGTGACCGGCGTGGTTTCGGTTTATCTCGCGCCGTATCGGTTTCAGATTCTCGGCATCACCTCACCGCATGATTTGATGTCCCCGGAGTTTTCCGTTTATAACGAGGCGTATCACGCCTGGACCGGCGAAGACGCCCGCGGCTTTTCCAAGATGCTGGCGAATCAATCCATGATTTATTACAAGGTGAACCGCAACGATGAACAAAGTTAG
- a CDS encoding asparaginase, which translates to MPIKILVTGGTFDKEYNEINGALYFKDTHINEMLRLGRCRLDIQVRTLMMIDSLDMTEADRQLILEHCKKSPEDKIVITHGTDTMVETAKVLGENIQDKTIVLTGAMIPYAFGSSDGLFNLGSALSFVQALPPGVYIAMNGKCFSWNNVRKNRERGEFEAIQEIDKWLQ; encoded by the coding sequence ATGCCCATCAAAATCCTCGTCACCGGCGGGACATTTGACAAAGAATACAACGAAATCAACGGCGCGCTGTATTTCAAAGACACACACATCAACGAAATGCTGAGGCTCGGCCGCTGCCGGCTGGATATTCAAGTGCGCACGCTGATGATGATCGACAGCCTCGACATGACCGAGGCGGACCGGCAGCTCATTTTGGAGCATTGCAAGAAATCACCGGAGGATAAGATCGTCATCACGCACGGCACGGACACGATGGTGGAGACAGCAAAGGTGTTGGGAGAAAACATCCAAGACAAAACCATCGTGCTGACCGGCGCGATGATTCCGTACGCCTTCGGCAGCTCGGACGGCTTGTTCAATCTCGGCAGCGCGCTGTCGTTTGTGCAAGCCCTGCCGCCGGGGGTTTATATCGCGATGAACGGGAAGTGCTTCAGCTGGAATAACGTGCGGAAAAATCGCGAGCGGGGGGAGTTTGAAGCCATACAAGAGATTGATAAATGGCTTCAATGA
- a CDS encoding Gfo/Idh/MocA family oxidoreductase — MPSPIHLAFLGCGFATQLHSKTLAHFKQEARWYYASRHREKAMAFNKKYNGSGYFDSYDAAINDSRLEAVLVATPPFSHLELTLQALRAGKHVIVEKPPFLHSTDFAAIRRAQDETGRRVLVAENYFYKPLACKLRELIRADLVGDILFVHINALKKQTTGNWRDEAGLSGGGALFEGGIHWINFAANLGLAVKTVRGLRAGKHEGIEKSMLVAFEYEGGAVGTLLYSWETPVLFKGLHFSQIYGRKGAITFESNGLFIFVNGVKKKLIFPGLSDITGYKGMFRDFFHSLRTGQAPKMNLDVAEKDLQLIEAIYQSLVWLQTPPARDFSARYSS, encoded by the coding sequence TTGCCTTCCCCAATCCACCTCGCCTTTTTAGGCTGCGGCTTTGCAACACAATTGCATAGCAAGACGCTTGCCCATTTTAAGCAAGAGGCACGATGGTATTACGCCAGCCGTCATCGTGAGAAAGCGATGGCTTTCAACAAAAAATACAACGGCAGCGGCTATTTTGATTCATACGATGCCGCCATCAACGATTCACGTCTCGAAGCCGTTCTGGTCGCAACGCCACCGTTTTCCCATCTTGAATTGACCCTGCAAGCCTTGCGCGCCGGGAAACACGTCATTGTCGAGAAGCCGCCTTTTTTGCATTCAACGGATTTTGCTGCCATTCGCCGGGCCCAAGATGAAACCGGCCGCCGGGTCTTGGTCGCCGAAAATTATTTTTACAAACCGCTCGCCTGCAAGCTGCGCGAGCTGATTCGGGCTGATTTGGTTGGTGACATCCTTTTTGTTCATATCAACGCGCTTAAAAAGCAAACTACCGGCAACTGGCGTGACGAGGCCGGGCTGTCGGGCGGCGGCGCGTTGTTCGAGGGCGGTATTCACTGGATCAACTTCGCCGCCAACCTGGGATTGGCTGTCAAGACGGTGCGCGGCTTGCGCGCGGGCAAACACGAGGGCATCGAAAAGAGCATGCTCGTTGCATTCGAATATGAAGGCGGCGCGGTGGGAACGTTGTTGTATTCGTGGGAAACACCAGTGTTGTTCAAGGGCTTGCATTTCTCGCAAATTTACGGACGAAAAGGCGCCATCACCTTCGAGTCAAACGGGCTTTTTATTTTCGTCAATGGCGTCAAGAAAAAATTGATCTTTCCCGGCTTGAGTGACATCACCGGTTATAAAGGCATGTTCCGTGATTTTTTTCATTCATTGCGAACGGGTCAAGCGCCCAAAATGAATTTGGACGTGGCGGAAAAAGATCTGCAGCTCATTGAAGCCATTTATCAATCTCTTGTATGGCTTCAAACTCCCCCCGCTCGCGATTTTTCCGCACGTTATTCCAGCTGA
- the argC gene encoding N-acetyl-gamma-glutamyl-phosphate reductase, producing the protein MNKVRIGIAGASGYTGGELIRILLQHPLAEIRAATSRRNAGKPVAEIHADLLGETDLKFSHELEEEIDALFLCWAHGEAEKYLREHPLGEQIKIIDLSQDHRLSPGFVYGLPELHREAIAAAKRVANPGCFATCIQLALLPLAQRRLLRGEIHVSAITGSTGAGQALSETTHFSWRNNNISVYKAFEHQHLPEICQSLNYLQPQLEAQINFIPFRGGFTRGILSAVYLDTALPLEEAYQTYTAYYAPHPFVHLSRKNPDVKQAVNTNNCIIYLERHQEKLFIISVIDNLIKGASGQAVQNMNLMFGLEETLGLKLKAIAY; encoded by the coding sequence ATGAACAAAGTTAGAATCGGCATCGCCGGCGCCAGCGGTTACACCGGCGGCGAGCTGATACGCATTTTGCTGCAACATCCGCTGGCCGAAATTCGCGCCGCGACCAGCCGCCGTAACGCCGGCAAGCCGGTTGCCGAAATTCACGCCGATTTGCTCGGCGAAACCGATCTCAAATTCAGCCACGAGCTCGAAGAAGAGATCGACGCCCTGTTTCTTTGTTGGGCTCATGGCGAAGCGGAAAAATATTTGCGCGAGCATCCCCTCGGCGAGCAAATCAAGATCATTGATTTGAGCCAGGATCATCGGCTGTCACCCGGCTTTGTTTATGGCTTGCCGGAGCTGCATCGAGAGGCCATCGCCGCCGCGAAACGCGTCGCCAATCCCGGCTGTTTTGCCACCTGCATTCAGCTCGCGCTTTTGCCGCTGGCGCAGCGCCGGCTTCTTCGCGGCGAGATTCACGTGAGCGCCATCACCGGTTCGACCGGCGCCGGGCAAGCGCTTTCAGAAACGACGCATTTCAGTTGGCGCAACAACAACATTTCGGTTTACAAGGCATTCGAGCATCAACATCTCCCGGAAATTTGCCAGAGCTTGAATTATTTGCAGCCGCAGTTGGAAGCGCAGATCAACTTCATTCCCTTTCGCGGCGGCTTTACGCGCGGCATTCTCAGCGCGGTTTATCTGGACACGGCTTTGCCGCTGGAAGAAGCTTATCAAACCTACACCGCTTATTATGCGCCGCATCCGTTCGTGCATCTCAGCCGGAAAAATCCCGACGTCAAGCAGGCGGTCAATACCAATAACTGCATCATTTATCTCGAACGCCACCAGGAGAAGCTTTTTATCATCAGCGTCATCGATAATCTCATTAAAGGCGCCTCGGGCCAGGCGGTGCAGAATATGAATCTGATGTTCGGTTTGGAAGAGACGTTGGGATTGAAATTGAAGGCCATCGCTTATTAG
- a CDS encoding aminotransferase class III-fold pyridoxal phosphate-dependent enzyme — translation MQLFDVYPLYDVEPVKARDVLIWDKAGHQYLDFYGGHAVISIGHSHPHYTKKIAEQLQRLGFYSNSVKIPLQQELANKLGELSGYHAYHLFLCNSGAEANENALKLASFHNKRKRVAAFQGSFHGRTSAAVAATDNPKIRAPLNENHEVVFLPLNEEEALQRAFQQNDFCAVIIEGIQGVAGIQLPSPQFLRRLQMLCQQTGTVLILDEVQSGCGRSGKFFAHQFAGIRPDLITIAKGMGNGFPVAGVLIHPQFKASHGLLGTTFGGNHLACAAAIAVLEIIAQEKLIDNSAQIGGYLLEELRQMSAGIKEVRGRGLMIGIELEFKSEAIRTRMLFEHRIFTGSSHDPNTIRLLPPLTLTKEHADRFLESFAVVMKNS, via the coding sequence ATGCAACTTTTCGATGTTTATCCGCTTTATGATGTTGAGCCGGTGAAGGCGCGGGATGTTTTGATCTGGGATAAAGCCGGCCATCAATATCTCGACTTCTACGGCGGGCACGCGGTCATTTCGATTGGCCACAGTCACCCGCATTATACAAAAAAAATTGCGGAACAATTGCAGCGCCTCGGGTTTTATTCCAACTCGGTAAAAATCCCATTGCAGCAAGAACTGGCCAACAAGCTGGGCGAGTTGTCGGGATATCATGCGTATCATCTTTTCCTCTGCAACTCCGGTGCGGAGGCCAATGAAAATGCCTTGAAACTGGCTTCTTTTCATAACAAACGCAAACGGGTGGCGGCGTTTCAGGGATCGTTTCACGGCCGGACCTCGGCGGCGGTGGCGGCAACCGACAATCCGAAAATCCGCGCGCCGCTCAATGAAAATCATGAGGTGGTCTTTCTACCCCTGAATGAGGAGGAAGCGCTGCAACGAGCTTTTCAACAAAATGATTTTTGCGCGGTAATTATCGAAGGCATTCAGGGCGTCGCCGGCATTCAGCTTCCGTCGCCGCAATTTTTGCGGCGGCTTCAAATGCTGTGTCAACAAACGGGGACGGTGTTGATTCTCGACGAAGTTCAATCCGGATGCGGCCGCAGCGGGAAATTTTTTGCGCATCAATTTGCCGGCATTCGGCCCGATCTCATCACCATCGCGAAAGGCATGGGCAACGGCTTTCCGGTCGCCGGCGTGTTGATTCATCCCCAATTCAAGGCTTCGCATGGTTTGCTCGGAACGACGTTCGGTGGAAATCATCTCGCCTGCGCCGCCGCCATCGCCGTGCTGGAGATTATTGCGCAGGAAAAGCTGATTGACAATAGCGCTCAAATCGGCGGTTATTTGTTGGAAGAATTGCGCCAAATGTCTGCGGGAATCAAAGAAGTCCGCGGCCGCGGCTTGATGATCGGCATCGAGCTTGAATTCAAAAGCGAGGCGATTCGAACAAGAATGCTGTTCGAGCATAGAATTTTCACTGGCTCTTCGCACGATCCCAACACGATTCGTTTGCTGCCGCCGTTGACGCTGACGAAGGAACACGCGGATCGGTTTCTCGAAAGCTTTGCGGTGGTGATGAAAAATTCGTGA
- the argB gene encoding acetylglutamate kinase produces the protein MEHLLIIKIGGHVIDQPEALAAFLDDYAGLAGKKILIHGGGKIATDISRALRMEARMVDGRRLTDKETLKVVTMVYGGLINKMIVSGLQARGVNAIGLTGADADVIVAKKRQDKQIDYGYVGDVERVNDAAIVQFLGAGLSPVFAPLTHDRRGSMLNTNADTIAAALASSLCRHYPTRLIYCFEKKGVLASADENAVIPRLTFERYQNLKTEGVISKGMLPKLEQAFAALQAGVAAVILCHAAQLSLAAQGEAPVGTSLVF, from the coding sequence ATGGAACATCTTCTCATCATCAAAATCGGCGGCCACGTCATCGATCAGCCCGAGGCGCTGGCGGCATTTCTGGATGATTACGCCGGCCTGGCGGGCAAAAAAATTTTGATTCACGGCGGCGGCAAGATTGCGACTGACATTTCCCGCGCGCTCCGCATGGAAGCCAGGATGGTCGATGGGCGGCGTCTGACTGATAAAGAAACATTGAAAGTCGTGACGATGGTTTACGGCGGGTTGATCAACAAGATGATCGTGAGCGGCTTGCAGGCGCGCGGCGTCAATGCCATCGGCTTGACGGGCGCCGATGCGGATGTGATTGTGGCGAAAAAACGGCAGGATAAACAAATCGACTACGGTTATGTTGGCGACGTTGAACGCGTGAACGATGCAGCAATCGTTCAATTTCTCGGCGCCGGCCTCTCACCGGTTTTCGCGCCGTTGACGCATGATCGCCGGGGCAGCATGCTCAACACCAATGCCGACACCATTGCGGCGGCGCTGGCGAGTTCTTTGTGCCGACATTATCCAACACGCTTGATTTATTGTTTTGAGAAAAAAGGCGTGCTCGCCTCGGCGGATGAAAACGCCGTCATACCGCGCTTGACATTCGAGCGCTATCAGAATTTGAAAACCGAGGGCGTCATCTCCAAAGGCATGCTGCCGAAACTCGAACAGGCATTCGCGGCGCTGCAAGCCGGGGTTGCCGCTGTGATCTTGTGTCACGCCGCGCAACTGTCTCTCGCAGCGCAGGGTGAGGCACCGGTTGGAACTTCTTTGGTTTTCTAA
- a CDS encoding RNA-binding transcriptional accessory protein, giving the protein MTEQDFLKLIAEEQKIRLEQVQATMALLDDENTVPFIARYRKEVTGGLDENQILAIQDRMRYLRALEDRKQTVLKSIAEQGKLTDALRVQIEAAVKLQEVEDLYLPYKPKKRTRATVAREKGLEPLAQQIWAQQELDGNLEEIAAAFINAEKGVHNVEEALAGARDIIAEWVSDDADVRKLVREKTWEAGVLHAEAKDEKNLGVFEMYKDFRTPLKKILPHRTLAINRGETEGFLKVLVEAPVLELLADLEHKFITNPKSIYREQLQMAIKDSYERLVAPAIERELRHQITEVADEHAINIFAANLRHLLMQPPTKGHIIMGIDPGYRTGCKVAVIDETGKFLEGATIYPHEPKNRWDYSKEQLKTLIQKHGVTVIAIGNGTASRETEQLAAELIHQMEAEAQQNGAPFDLKYTIVNEAGASVYSASKLANEEFPDLEAAQRGNISIARRLLDPLAELVKIDPKSIGVGLYQHDVNQTRLGEMLDRVVESCVNNVGVNLNTASAALLRYVAGISKSLAENIVRYRDENGRFASRQQLMEVKGMGPKGFTQCAGFLRIPDSEVFFDSTAIHPESYKAAERFLTIAEMKPQEVRGNAKLLREKLKALKKTLPELAQECGVGLPTLEDIIAALEKPDRDPRDEMPKPIFRQDVLKMEDLKEGMILKGTVRNVVDFGAFVDIGVKQDGLVHLSQMSYKYVKNPLEVVTVGDVIDVRILKVETEKGRISLSMLLEGDRPKPQPKPERPAPSHHRPRRHAKRPHDQRDRKFDKPKPPERIGNTPRIVVDTRKKK; this is encoded by the coding sequence GTGACCGAACAGGATTTTTTGAAGCTGATTGCCGAAGAGCAAAAAATTCGTCTCGAACAGGTGCAGGCGACGATGGCGCTGCTCGACGATGAGAACACCGTGCCGTTCATCGCGCGTTATCGCAAAGAAGTGACCGGCGGGTTGGATGAGAATCAGATCCTCGCGATTCAAGACCGCATGCGTTATTTGCGGGCGCTGGAAGACCGCAAGCAAACGGTGCTGAAATCGATCGCGGAGCAGGGCAAGCTCACCGACGCGCTGCGCGTGCAAATCGAGGCAGCGGTGAAGCTGCAAGAAGTGGAAGATTTGTATTTGCCCTACAAGCCGAAGAAACGCACACGCGCGACCGTCGCCAGGGAGAAAGGGCTTGAGCCGCTGGCACAGCAAATATGGGCGCAACAGGAGCTTGATGGCAATCTCGAAGAAATCGCCGCCGCCTTCATCAACGCCGAGAAAGGCGTCCACAATGTCGAAGAAGCCTTGGCCGGGGCGCGCGACATCATTGCCGAGTGGGTGAGCGACGACGCCGACGTTCGCAAGCTGGTGCGCGAGAAGACGTGGGAGGCCGGCGTGTTGCACGCCGAAGCGAAAGACGAGAAAAATCTCGGCGTGTTTGAAATGTACAAGGATTTCCGCACGCCGCTGAAGAAGATCTTGCCGCATCGCACGCTCGCCATCAATCGAGGCGAGACCGAAGGCTTTCTCAAAGTGCTCGTCGAAGCCCCGGTGCTGGAATTGCTGGCGGATTTGGAACATAAATTCATCACGAATCCCAAATCCATTTATCGTGAGCAATTGCAAATGGCGATCAAAGACAGCTACGAGCGGCTGGTCGCGCCGGCCATCGAGCGCGAACTGCGCCATCAAATTACCGAAGTGGCGGACGAGCATGCGATCAATATTTTCGCGGCGAATCTGCGCCATCTGCTCATGCAGCCGCCGACAAAGGGGCACATTATCATGGGCATCGATCCGGGCTATCGCACCGGCTGCAAAGTCGCGGTGATTGACGAAACCGGAAAATTTCTGGAAGGCGCCACGATTTATCCGCACGAGCCGAAGAATCGCTGGGATTATTCCAAAGAACAACTCAAGACGCTCATTCAAAAACATGGCGTCACCGTCATCGCCATCGGCAACGGCACGGCCAGCCGCGAAACCGAGCAGCTGGCGGCGGAATTGATTCACCAAATGGAGGCAGAAGCGCAGCAGAATGGCGCGCCGTTCGATTTGAAATACACCATTGTGAACGAAGCCGGGGCCTCGGTTTATTCCGCGTCAAAATTGGCCAATGAAGAATTTCCCGATCTCGAAGCGGCGCAGCGCGGCAACATTTCGATCGCGCGGCGCCTGCTCGATCCGCTGGCCGAGCTGGTCAAGATCGATCCGAAATCCATCGGCGTCGGTTTGTATCAACACGACGTGAATCAAACGCGACTTGGCGAGATGCTCGACCGCGTGGTGGAGTCGTGTGTCAACAATGTCGGCGTGAATTTGAACACGGCTTCGGCGGCGCTGCTGCGCTACGTGGCCGGCATCAGCAAATCGCTGGCGGAGAACATCGTGCGCTATCGCGACGAGAACGGCCGTTTTGCCTCGCGCCAGCAATTGATGGAAGTGAAAGGCATGGGGCCCAAGGGCTTCACGCAATGCGCCGGATTTTTGCGCATTCCGGATTCCGAGGTCTTTTTCGATTCCACCGCGATCCACCCGGAATCCTACAAAGCCGCCGAGCGGTTTTTAACCATCGCCGAGATGAAGCCGCAAGAAGTGCGCGGTAACGCCAAACTGCTCCGCGAGAAATTGAAGGCGCTGAAAAAGACGCTACCCGAGCTGGCGCAGGAATGCGGCGTCGGTTTGCCGACGCTTGAAGACATCATCGCGGCGCTGGAAAAGCCCGACCGTGATCCGCGCGACGAGATGCCGAAACCGATTTTCCGTCAGGATGTTTTAAAGATGGAGGATTTGAAAGAAGGCATGATTCTCAAAGGCACGGTGCGCAACGTCGTCGATTTCGGCGCGTTTGTCGATATCGGCGTCAAGCAGGACGGCCTCGTGCATCTCTCGCAGATGTCGTACAAATACGTGAAAAACCCGCTCGAGGTGGTGACGGTCGGCGATGTGATCGATGTGCGTATTTTGAAAGTTGAAACGGAGAAGGGCCGCATCAGCTTGAGCATGTTGCTGGAAGGCGACCGCCCCAAGCCCCAGCCGAAACCAGAGCGTCCGGCGCCAAGCCATCACCGTCCGCGACGCCATGCCAAACGTCCGCACGATCAACGCGACCGCAAATTTGACAAGCCGAAGCCGCCGGAGCGCATCGGCAACACGCCGCGCATCGTGGTGGATACGAGGAAGAAAAAATAA